One segment of Triticum aestivum cultivar Chinese Spring chromosome 2A, IWGSC CS RefSeq v2.1, whole genome shotgun sequence DNA contains the following:
- the LOC123185054 gene encoding putative polyol transporter 1, whose product MASDGLPEAVAPKTKKSNIKYASTCAVVASMASIVLGYDIGVMSGASLYIQKDLEITDVQVEILMGILSIYSIVGSFAAGRTSDWIGRRFTVIFVAAFFFAGALLMGFASGYTMLMLGRFVAGIGVGYAIVIAPLYTAEIAPASARGFLVSFAEVFINLGILFGYVSNYAFARLPLHLGWRFMLGIGAVPSVLLALLVSGMPESPRWLVMKGRLADARVVLEKITDTPEEAEERLADIKTAAGIPEDLDGDVVVVPRKRGGEEKQVWRELILSPTPSMRRILLAALGVFLFQQLTGSDSVVLYSPRVFESAGITGDDQLLAATCAMGVAKTLVILVAMFLLDRVGRRPLLLCSTGGMIVSLVGLATGLTVVDQNPDARVPWAVSLCVASVLAYVSFFSVGLGPVTGVYTTEILPLRVRALGFAVGAAGNRVVSGVMSMTFLSLSGAITLGGTFFLYAGVAVLAWVFFFTCLPETRGRTLEEMGSLFGMTDTGPEAEDAAPGTQDASCRARLLINHMNIWGSVHRKVCVGHI is encoded by the exons ATGGCTTCTGATGGGCTCCCAGAGGCAGTAGCACCCAAGACGAAGAAGAGCAACATCAAGTATGCCTCCACCTGCGCCGTCGTCGCCTCCATGGCCTCCATCGTCCTCGGCTACG ACATCGGTGTGATGAGCGGGGCGTCGCTGTACATCCAGAAAGACCTCGAGATCACGGACGTGCAGGTGGAGATCCTGATGGGCATCCTGAGCATCTACTCCATCGTCGGCTCCTTCGCCGCCGGCAGGACGTCCGACTGGATCGGCCGCCGCTTCACGGTGATCTTCGTCGCCGCTTTCTTCTTTGCTGGTGCCTTGCTCATGGGCTTCGCGAGCGGCTACACCATGCTCATGCTTGGTCGCTTCGTGGCTGGCATCGGCGTGGGCTACGCCATCGTGATCGCGCCCCTGTACACGGCTGAGATCGCCCCGGCATCGGCGCGCGGCTTCCTCGTGTCCTTCGCGGAGGTCTTCATCAACCTTGGTATCCTCTTCGGCTACGTCTCTAACTACGCCTTCGCTCGCCTGCCGCTCCACCTCGGCTGGCGCTTCATGCTCGGCATCGGCGCGGTGCCGTCCGTCCTGCTCGCCCTCTTGGTGTCCGGCATGCCGGAGTCTCCCCGGTGGCTCGTCATGAAAGGCCGCCTCGCGGACGCGAGGGTCGTGCTGGAGAAGATCACCGACACGCCGGAGGAGGCCGAGGAGCGCCTCGCTGACATCAAGACCGCCGCCGGCATCCCAGAGGACCTCGATGGCGACGTGGTCGTCGTGCCCAGGAAGAGAGGCGGCGAGGAGAAGCAGGTGTGGAGAGAGCTCATCCTGTCGCCGACCCCTTCCATGCGGCGAATACTGCTCGCGGCGCTCGGCGTCTTCTTGTTCCAGCAGTTGACGGGCTCCGACTCCGTGGTGCTCTACAGCCCGCGCGTGTTCGAGAGCGCCGGCATCACCGGCGACGACCAACTCCTGGCCGCCACCTGCGCCATGGGCGTCGCCAAGACGCTCGTCATCCTGGTCGCCATGTTCCTCCTCGACCGCGTCGGCCGGCGGCCGCTGCTGTTATGCAGCACTGGCGGCATGATCGTCTCGCTCGTCGGCCTCGCGACGGGCCTCACCGTCGTGGACCAGAACCCGGACGCGAGGGTCCCGTGGGCGGTCAGCCTGTGCGTGGCGTCCGTCCTGGCCTACGTGTCATTCTTCTCCGTCGGCCTCGGGCCCGTGACGGGCGTGTACACCACGGAGATATTGccgctgcgggtgcgcgcgctgggCTTCGCGGTCGGGGCGGCCGGCAACCGCGTGGTGAGCGGCGTCATGTCCATGACCTTCCTCTCGCTGTCCGGCGCCATCACGCTCGGCGGAACCTTCTTCCTCTACGCCGGCGTCGCCGTGCTCGCGTGGGTGTTCTTCTTCACGTGTCTCCCGGAGACGCGCGGCCGGACGCTGGAGGAGATGGGCAGTCTGTTCGGCATGACCGACACGGGGCCGGAGGCAGAAGATGCTGCCCCCGGGACACAGGACGCGAGCTGCAGGGCGAGACTCTTGATTAATCACATGAATATTTGGGGCTCAGTACATAGAAAGGTGTGTGTAGGACACATCTAA